One region of Danio aesculapii chromosome 7, fDanAes4.1, whole genome shotgun sequence genomic DNA includes:
- the mtbl gene encoding metallothionein-B-like produces the protein MDQSGCSKSGSCNCGDNCKCTNCSCAHDKKSCGSCPSECSKGKKDCESACKDKEKSCATHCCK, from the exons ATGGACCAGAGTGGCTGCTCCAAAT CTGGATCTTGTAACTGCGGAGATAACTGCAAATGCACCAACTGCTCATGCGCACACGACAAGAAAA GTTGCGGCAGTTGTCCGTCTGAGTGCAGTAAGGGCAAGAAGGACTGCGAGAGCGCGTGCAAGGACAAGGAGAAATCCTGCGCCACACACTGCTGCAAATGA